A portion of the Stigmatella aurantiaca DW4/3-1 genome contains these proteins:
- a CDS encoding peptidoglycan recognition protein family protein, whose protein sequence is MTIQRTSAPTAQRAVASTTATSANAVSAPPAGLRRGDTGPNVKKLQDALVKTGYMTQAQVNTGYGTFGPKTEAAVKKFQADKKLPTTGFYGDLTHAALKKTLAGGVEGPTKPTPTKPGSFTKPPVTSAPSPNFNERGGKDIDTIVLHHTASNNGAGDLAHMRNPASEVSAHYMVDRDGKIYQLVNDSKRAWHAGKSELHGVPTDVNSRSIGIEIVNDGSGKTAFTEAQYKSLTQLVGYLKQEHGVPMNNIVGHKDVAVPKGRKNDPASNFDWNRLRTGIS, encoded by the coding sequence ATGACCATCCAGCGCACCTCTGCCCCCACGGCCCAGCGGGCCGTTGCCTCCACCACCGCGACCTCCGCGAACGCGGTGTCCGCCCCCCCGGCGGGCCTGCGCCGGGGAGACACCGGGCCCAACGTCAAGAAGCTCCAGGATGCGCTGGTGAAGACCGGCTACATGACCCAGGCCCAGGTCAACACGGGCTATGGCACCTTCGGGCCCAAGACGGAGGCGGCGGTCAAGAAGTTCCAGGCCGACAAGAAGCTGCCCACCACGGGCTTCTATGGCGACCTCACCCACGCCGCCCTGAAGAAGACCCTGGCCGGCGGGGTGGAAGGCCCCACCAAGCCCACGCCCACCAAGCCGGGCTCCTTCACCAAGCCGCCCGTCACCAGCGCGCCCTCCCCCAACTTCAATGAGCGGGGCGGCAAGGACATCGACACCATCGTCCTGCACCACACCGCCTCCAACAACGGCGCGGGCGATCTGGCCCACATGCGCAACCCCGCCAGCGAGGTGTCGGCGCACTACATGGTCGACCGCGACGGGAAGATCTACCAGCTGGTCAATGACAGCAAGCGCGCCTGGCACGCGGGCAAGAGCGAGCTGCACGGCGTGCCCACGGACGTGAACAGCCGCTCCATCGGCATCGAAATCGTCAACGACGGCAGCGGCAAGACGGCCTTCACCGAGGCCCAGTACAAGTCGCTCACCCAGCTGGTCGGCTACCTCAAGCAGGAGCACGGTGTGCCGATGAACAATATCGTCGGACACAAGGACGTGGCCGTGCCCAAGGGGCGCAAGAACGACCCGGCCTCCAACTTCGACTGGAACCGGCTGCGCACGGGCATCTCCTGA
- a CDS encoding TolC family protein, translating to MTLEQAVALALDRSPVLVSLQAEVARAQAQAQGDSRFFQSNPELSAAAGPRLREGTHSLELGLGINQRVELFGQPSARKAAAQALVAASEARLRARRVELVAEVRTAFARARAAAQEVLIAEDARTLATEALSAAEERLEAGAASRLEVNTARVESGRAARESNRARRQHAAALSELSLLVGLDETAEPQFQDTYLPDSAPALSLPALLEQALRDRADIQAARAELEASQAQQRLSQREALPSPRLGATYSREEDAHIVQGTLAIDLPTFNRNQAARGSTAAQVTEATRTLEAVERMARAEVRLALVRYQTAEDSLRIFGEDAQKALQENLTLATEGYRAGKMDFLELLVIRRETLEARRDHIEAIEEFDTARAQLQRVIGSLP from the coding sequence TTGACGCTCGAACAGGCCGTGGCGCTGGCCCTCGACCGAAGCCCTGTCCTCGTTTCCCTGCAAGCCGAAGTCGCCCGGGCCCAGGCTCAGGCCCAGGGTGACTCCCGTTTCTTTCAATCCAATCCCGAGCTCTCCGCGGCGGCCGGCCCCCGCCTGCGGGAAGGCACCCACAGCCTGGAGCTGGGCCTGGGAATCAACCAGCGTGTGGAGCTCTTCGGACAGCCTTCTGCCCGGAAGGCGGCGGCCCAGGCCCTCGTCGCCGCGAGTGAGGCTCGGCTACGGGCCCGCCGCGTCGAGCTCGTGGCCGAGGTCCGCACGGCCTTTGCCCGGGCCCGGGCGGCGGCCCAGGAGGTTCTCATCGCCGAGGATGCCCGGACGCTGGCCACCGAGGCGCTGAGCGCGGCGGAGGAGCGTCTGGAGGCGGGCGCCGCCTCGCGCCTGGAGGTGAACACGGCCCGGGTCGAGTCAGGCCGGGCCGCCCGCGAATCCAACCGCGCCAGGCGCCAGCACGCGGCAGCGCTCAGCGAGCTGAGCCTCCTGGTCGGCCTCGATGAAACCGCGGAGCCCCAGTTCCAGGACACCTACCTCCCGGACAGCGCCCCGGCGTTGTCTCTGCCAGCACTGCTCGAACAGGCGCTCCGCGACCGTGCGGACATCCAGGCCGCACGCGCGGAGCTGGAAGCCAGCCAGGCCCAGCAACGCCTGAGCCAGAGGGAGGCCCTGCCCAGTCCGCGCCTTGGCGCCACCTACAGCCGCGAGGAGGATGCCCACATCGTCCAGGGCACCCTGGCCATCGACCTTCCCACCTTCAACCGCAACCAGGCCGCGCGCGGAAGCACGGCCGCCCAGGTCACCGAGGCAACACGCACCCTGGAGGCGGTGGAACGGATGGCACGTGCGGAGGTGCGGCTGGCGCTCGTGCGCTACCAGACCGCCGAGGACTCCCTGCGCATCTTCGGCGAGGACGCTCAGAAGGCGCTCCAGGAGAACCTGACGCTGGCCACGGAGGGCTACCGCGCCGGCAAGATGGACTTCCTCGAGCTGCTCGTCATCCGGCGGGAGACCCTCGAAGCACGGCGAGACCACATCGAAGCCATCGAAGAGTTCGACACCGCGCGGGCCCAACTCCAGCGCGTCATCGGGAGCCTTCCATGA
- a CDS encoding efflux RND transporter periplasmic adaptor subunit has product MRALVLLPLLLGGLVLAQGCKKEAPPAASPAEAEHEEGHGHEGEAPHTKAITLTPEAVRNARLQTAEVQRKPLAVGLTVPARLAFPQRGVAQVAARVPGRIASIEVDLGERVKKGQILGYLESPDLGRARADYLAATMKAQVAAENFRREKELFAKGITSEREMREAEGDYVTIEADRNAADARLHALSLTDQEINALRADEHYSSRFPARSPLDGTVVEIPVTVGQEVGGTTPLFTVGDLSTLWALLDVSEAQLSTVQTGQSVDLAVQALPGKHFQGKVTYIGDLVDEKTRTTPVRVVLPNTEGNLKPGMFATAEISTGGTSQTGASPERLVVPREAVQQIADEQVVFVPQGPNQFQAVEVKTGASSATEIEILEGLEQGTAVVTQGAFILKSELSKESMGEGHSH; this is encoded by the coding sequence ATGAGAGCCCTTGTCCTGCTGCCGCTGCTGTTGGGGGGGCTCGTCCTCGCGCAAGGGTGCAAGAAGGAGGCGCCCCCCGCGGCCAGTCCCGCGGAGGCTGAACACGAAGAAGGCCATGGCCATGAGGGAGAAGCGCCGCACACGAAGGCCATCACCCTGACGCCGGAAGCCGTGCGCAACGCGCGCTTGCAGACCGCCGAGGTCCAACGCAAGCCGCTGGCCGTGGGCCTCACCGTCCCAGCCCGCCTGGCCTTCCCCCAGCGCGGCGTGGCCCAAGTGGCCGCCCGAGTGCCTGGACGGATCGCCAGCATCGAGGTGGACCTGGGAGAGCGCGTCAAGAAGGGCCAGATCCTCGGCTACCTGGAGAGCCCAGACCTGGGCCGGGCACGCGCGGACTACCTCGCGGCCACGATGAAGGCCCAGGTGGCCGCGGAGAACTTCCGCCGCGAGAAGGAGCTGTTCGCCAAGGGCATCACCAGCGAGCGGGAAATGCGCGAGGCCGAGGGCGATTACGTCACCATCGAGGCAGACCGCAACGCCGCCGATGCCCGGCTGCACGCGCTGAGCCTCACCGATCAAGAGATCAACGCGCTCCGGGCGGACGAGCACTACAGCAGCCGCTTCCCCGCGCGCAGCCCGCTCGATGGGACCGTGGTCGAGATTCCCGTCACCGTGGGACAGGAAGTGGGCGGCACCACGCCGCTCTTCACCGTGGGAGACCTCTCCACGCTCTGGGCGCTGCTGGATGTCTCCGAGGCGCAGCTGTCGACCGTCCAGACGGGCCAGTCCGTGGACCTCGCCGTCCAGGCGCTGCCAGGCAAGCACTTCCAGGGCAAGGTGACCTACATCGGCGACCTCGTGGATGAGAAGACGCGCACCACCCCCGTGCGCGTCGTGCTGCCCAATACCGAGGGCAACCTCAAGCCAGGGATGTTCGCCACCGCGGAGATCAGCACGGGGGGCACCTCCCAGACCGGGGCCAGCCCGGAGCGGCTCGTCGTTCCTCGCGAGGCCGTCCAGCAGATCGCCGATGAGCAGGTCGTCTTCGTGCCGCAAGGCCCGAACCAGTTCCAGGCGGTGGAGGTCAAGACAGGCGCCTCGTCCGCCACGGAGATCGAAATCCTCGAAGGGCTCGAACAGGGCACCGCCGTCGTGACGCAAGGCGCCTTCATCCTCAAGTCCGAGCTCTCCAAGGAGAGCATGGGCGAAGGCCACTCTCACTAG
- a CDS encoding efflux RND transporter permease subunit: protein MFDQLIHFSIKNRVLVFLLAAVITALGLRALSQLPIDAVPDVTNVQVQVLTSAPGLGPVEVERFITVPIETAMGGLPRTEELRSVSKFGLSVVTIAFEDGTDIYFARQLVSERLQEARENIPEGYGTPEMGPTASGLGEIYQFEVRGEGKSPMELREILEWQLIPRLRAVPGVVEVNSFGGELKTYEVQLDPARMTAYGLPLQQVFEALERNNANAGGAYIARGPEQVLIRGEGLVETLEDIGHIVVATSSKGIPVYVRDIAEVKYAPLVRQGAVTRDGRGEAVTGIVMMRIGENSRTVVNHVKEAVERIRPTLPPGVTIDTFYDRTELVRKTLQTVSTNLLEGGLLVIVVLFLMLRNLRAGLLVASIIPLCMLAAFIGMRELGISGNLMSLGAIDFGLIVDGALIIVENAVRHIAEENHRLGRALTPSERDEVVYRSAVEIRGAAAFGEVIIGIVYLPVLALSGIEGKMFAPMAITVLCALAAAFVFSLTLVPALASVVLPLRATEKESIIVSGARKLYEPALRTCMAHRKAVVGGALGVLVASLALVPFLGAEFMPRLDEGAVALQAWRVPSVSLEESLRQTTLIEKVLQRFPEVRTVVSKTGRAEIATDPMGVEISDIFVMLKPSEEWTTGQDRDALIAAFDAALKQEVPGSLFSYSQPIELRVSELISGVRSDVALKLYGEDLEVLKRTGDKLAAVLARVPGAADVKAEQIAGLPVARVRVDRQAISRYGINARDVLDAIETLGGKQVGTVLEGQKRFALQVRFAPGARQHVEQLGNIQVTSPTGQLVPLSQIARIEVDEGPAQVSRENLQRRLTIEANVRGRDMRGFVSDAQAAIAREVPLPPGYWLDWGGQFENLQTASSRLAVVVPFTLLLIFLLLYLTFQAARPALLIYLNIPFAVTGGVLALGVRGMPLSISAAVGFIALFGVAVLNGLVLVSAILRLRQEGQSPEKAAHDAAHLRLRPVLTTALVASLGFIPMALSTGAGAEVQKPLATVVIGGLLSSTLLTLLVLPTVYAWFDKGLPVPQNPRNASAPRVEAASARF, encoded by the coding sequence ATGTTCGATCAACTCATCCATTTTTCGATCAAGAACCGCGTCCTCGTCTTCCTGCTGGCCGCGGTCATCACGGCCCTCGGACTCCGGGCCCTGAGCCAACTGCCCATCGACGCGGTCCCCGATGTCACCAACGTGCAGGTGCAGGTCCTCACCTCCGCGCCGGGGCTTGGCCCCGTGGAGGTGGAACGGTTCATCACCGTGCCCATCGAGACGGCGATGGGCGGCCTGCCTCGCACCGAGGAGCTTCGCTCCGTCTCCAAGTTCGGCCTGTCCGTCGTCACCATCGCCTTCGAGGACGGCACGGACATCTACTTCGCCCGCCAGCTCGTGAGCGAGCGGCTCCAGGAGGCCCGGGAGAACATCCCCGAAGGCTACGGCACGCCCGAGATGGGCCCCACGGCCTCGGGGCTCGGAGAAATTTACCAGTTCGAGGTCCGCGGCGAGGGCAAGAGCCCCATGGAGCTGCGGGAGATACTGGAGTGGCAGCTCATCCCCCGGCTGCGCGCGGTGCCAGGGGTGGTGGAAGTGAACTCCTTCGGCGGCGAGCTGAAAACCTACGAGGTGCAGCTCGATCCCGCGCGCATGACGGCCTATGGCCTGCCGCTCCAGCAGGTCTTCGAGGCCCTGGAGCGCAACAACGCCAACGCGGGCGGGGCCTACATCGCCCGGGGGCCGGAGCAGGTGCTCATCCGGGGAGAGGGGCTGGTCGAGACGCTGGAGGACATCGGCCACATCGTCGTCGCCACCTCCTCCAAGGGCATCCCCGTCTACGTGCGGGACATCGCCGAGGTGAAGTACGCCCCGCTCGTGCGCCAGGGGGCCGTCACACGCGACGGACGCGGCGAGGCGGTCACCGGCATCGTGATGATGCGCATCGGGGAGAACTCCCGCACCGTCGTCAACCATGTGAAGGAGGCCGTGGAGCGCATCCGCCCCACCCTGCCTCCGGGGGTGACGATCGACACGTTCTATGACCGCACGGAGCTGGTGCGGAAGACCCTCCAGACGGTGTCCACCAACCTGCTGGAGGGCGGACTCCTGGTCATCGTGGTGCTCTTCCTGATGCTGCGCAACCTGCGCGCGGGCCTGCTCGTCGCGAGCATCATCCCCCTGTGCATGCTGGCCGCCTTCATCGGCATGCGGGAGCTGGGCATCTCGGGCAACCTCATGTCCCTGGGCGCCATCGACTTCGGCCTCATCGTGGACGGCGCGCTCATCATCGTGGAGAACGCGGTGCGCCACATCGCGGAGGAGAACCACCGGCTCGGCCGCGCGCTCACCCCCTCGGAGCGGGACGAAGTGGTCTACCGCTCGGCGGTGGAGATCCGCGGCGCGGCGGCCTTCGGCGAGGTCATCATCGGCATCGTCTACCTTCCGGTGCTCGCGCTCTCGGGCATCGAGGGCAAGATGTTCGCGCCCATGGCCATCACCGTCCTGTGCGCCCTGGCCGCCGCCTTCGTCTTCTCGCTCACCCTGGTCCCCGCGCTCGCTTCCGTGGTCCTGCCGCTCCGGGCGACCGAGAAGGAGAGCATCATCGTCTCGGGCGCCCGGAAACTCTACGAGCCCGCCTTGCGCACCTGCATGGCCCACCGCAAGGCGGTGGTGGGGGGAGCCCTCGGCGTGCTCGTCGCCAGCCTGGCCCTCGTCCCATTCCTCGGGGCGGAGTTCATGCCCCGGCTGGACGAGGGAGCCGTGGCGCTCCAGGCCTGGCGGGTGCCCTCGGTGTCCCTGGAAGAGTCCTTGCGGCAGACCACCCTCATCGAGAAGGTGCTCCAGCGCTTTCCCGAGGTGCGCACGGTCGTCTCCAAGACGGGGCGCGCGGAGATCGCCACGGACCCCATGGGCGTGGAGATCAGCGACATCTTCGTGATGCTCAAGCCCTCCGAGGAGTGGACGACGGGCCAGGACCGGGACGCGCTCATCGCCGCCTTCGACGCGGCCCTGAAGCAGGAGGTGCCCGGCAGCCTCTTCTCCTACTCCCAGCCCATCGAGCTGCGGGTGAGCGAGCTCATCTCCGGGGTGCGCTCGGATGTGGCGCTCAAGCTGTACGGCGAAGACCTGGAGGTCCTCAAGCGCACGGGGGACAAGCTCGCGGCGGTCCTCGCCCGGGTCCCCGGCGCCGCGGACGTGAAGGCCGAGCAGATCGCCGGGCTGCCCGTGGCGCGCGTCCGGGTGGACCGGCAGGCCATCTCCCGCTACGGCATCAACGCCCGGGACGTGCTCGATGCCATCGAGACGCTGGGCGGCAAGCAGGTGGGCACGGTGCTGGAGGGCCAGAAGCGCTTCGCCCTCCAGGTGCGCTTCGCCCCGGGAGCCCGCCAGCATGTGGAACAACTGGGCAACATCCAGGTCACCAGCCCCACGGGACAGCTCGTCCCCCTGTCCCAGATTGCCCGGATCGAAGTCGATGAAGGGCCCGCCCAGGTCAGCCGGGAGAACCTCCAGCGCCGCCTCACCATCGAGGCCAACGTGCGGGGGCGGGACATGCGGGGCTTCGTCAGCGATGCGCAGGCGGCCATCGCGCGAGAGGTGCCGCTGCCACCGGGCTACTGGCTGGATTGGGGAGGGCAGTTCGAGAACCTCCAGACGGCCAGCAGCCGGCTCGCGGTGGTGGTGCCCTTCACCCTCCTGCTCATCTTCCTGCTGCTGTACCTCACCTTCCAGGCGGCGAGGCCCGCCCTCCTCATCTACCTCAACATCCCCTTCGCGGTGACCGGAGGCGTGCTGGCACTGGGGGTGCGTGGCATGCCGCTGTCCATCTCGGCGGCGGTGGGCTTCATCGCCCTGTTCGGGGTGGCGGTGCTCAACGGCCTGGTGCTGGTGTCCGCCATCCTCCGGCTGCGCCAGGAAGGCCAAAGTCCGGAGAAGGCAGCGCATGACGCGGCGCATCTTCGGCTGCGGCCCGTCCTCACCACGGCGCTCGTGGCCAGCCTGGGCTTCATCCCCATGGCGCTGTCCACCGGCGCGGGTGCCGAGGTGCAGAAGCCCCTGGCCACGGTCGTCATCGGGGGGCTGCTCAGTTCCACCCTGCTCACCCTGCTGGTGCTGCCCACCGTCTATGCTTGGTTCGACAAGGGTTTGCCGGTGCCACAGAACCCGCGCAACGCCTCCGCGCCTAGGGTAGAAGCGGCGTCCGCTCGATTCTGA
- a CDS encoding NADP-dependent malic enzyme, which produces MDDDFRKAALDYHRLPRPGKLAIEPTKRMATQRDLGLAYSPGVAAACEAIVADPEAARDLTARGNLVAVITNGTAVLGLGNIGALAGKPVMEGKAVLFKKFAGIDVFDLEVNASEPDRFCDVVASLEPTFGGINLEDIKAPECFVIERALRERMKIPVFHDDQHGTAIVCAAAIRNGLLLQGKRLEEIKLVTSGAGAAALACVDLLVEMGLPVENVTLTDIKGVVHADRGDPMAPNMARYARRTEARILPDVLGGADVFLGLSAPRVLKAEWLPLLAPKPLILALANPEPEIRPDVVRAARPDAIVASGRSDFANQVNNVLCFPFVFRGALDVGATEINEAMKRAAAEAIAELARAEASEVVAAAYGGAAPVFGPQYIIPKPFDPRLILKIAPAVAKAAMDSGVARRPIADFDAYHRELELFVYRSGQLMRPVFEVARRAPGRVAYAEGEDERVLRAVQTVVDERIAQPVLIGRRAVIEAKVRELGLRLDVGRHVRVLDPNEDASVFDPLILRYQHLVGRRGVPPEAAARRVARRPTVTAAMLLEGGEVDAALCGGNGDWGRQMSEVLPIIAKREGVSRIYALSCLILPKGALFFCDTHVNVDPTAEQVAEMTLMAADAVRRFGLAPKAALLSHSSFGASNSQSARKMRQALKLIRARAPEMELDGEMHADAALSDALRNRLVSDSPLTGSANLLVMPTLDAANISMTLLSAATEALLVGPMLLGMSKPLHVLVPRVTARGIVNMTALAVAQMQQKG; this is translated from the coding sequence ATGGACGACGACTTTCGCAAAGCAGCGCTCGACTACCACCGCCTTCCCCGGCCCGGAAAACTGGCCATCGAGCCGACCAAGCGCATGGCGACCCAGCGCGACCTGGGACTGGCCTACTCCCCGGGAGTCGCGGCGGCCTGCGAGGCCATCGTCGCGGATCCCGAGGCGGCGCGGGATCTCACCGCGCGCGGCAACCTGGTGGCGGTCATCACCAACGGCACGGCCGTGCTGGGGCTGGGCAACATCGGCGCCCTGGCCGGCAAGCCGGTGATGGAGGGCAAGGCGGTCCTCTTCAAGAAGTTCGCTGGCATCGATGTCTTTGATCTCGAGGTGAACGCGAGCGAGCCGGACCGCTTCTGCGACGTGGTCGCCTCACTCGAACCCACCTTCGGCGGCATCAACCTGGAAGACATCAAGGCCCCCGAGTGCTTCGTCATCGAACGCGCGCTGCGCGAGCGGATGAAGATCCCGGTCTTCCACGACGATCAGCACGGCACCGCCATCGTCTGCGCGGCGGCCATCCGCAACGGGCTCCTGCTCCAGGGCAAGCGGCTGGAGGAGATCAAGCTCGTCACCTCCGGCGCGGGGGCGGCGGCGCTGGCGTGCGTCGACCTGCTCGTGGAGATGGGGCTGCCGGTCGAGAACGTGACGCTGACGGACATCAAGGGCGTGGTCCACGCGGACCGGGGCGACCCGATGGCGCCGAACATGGCCCGCTACGCGCGGCGCACCGAGGCGCGCATCCTCCCCGACGTGCTGGGCGGAGCGGACGTGTTCCTCGGCCTGTCCGCCCCCCGCGTGCTCAAGGCCGAGTGGCTTCCGCTGCTCGCGCCCAAGCCGTTGATCCTCGCGCTCGCCAACCCTGAGCCGGAGATCCGCCCTGACGTGGTCCGCGCCGCACGGCCTGATGCCATCGTGGCCTCGGGGCGCTCGGACTTCGCCAACCAGGTCAACAACGTGCTGTGCTTCCCCTTCGTCTTCCGGGGCGCGCTGGACGTGGGGGCCACGGAGATCAACGAGGCGATGAAGCGGGCCGCCGCCGAAGCCATCGCCGAGCTTGCCCGCGCGGAGGCCAGCGAGGTGGTGGCGGCGGCCTACGGTGGGGCCGCGCCCGTGTTTGGACCGCAGTACATCATCCCCAAGCCCTTTGACCCGCGGTTGATCCTGAAGATCGCCCCCGCGGTGGCCAAAGCAGCCATGGACTCGGGCGTGGCGCGGCGGCCCATCGCGGACTTCGACGCCTACCACCGGGAGCTGGAGCTGTTCGTCTACCGCTCGGGCCAGTTGATGCGGCCGGTGTTCGAGGTTGCCCGCCGTGCACCGGGACGCGTCGCCTACGCCGAGGGCGAGGACGAGCGCGTGCTGCGCGCGGTGCAGACCGTGGTGGATGAGCGCATCGCCCAGCCGGTGCTGATCGGCCGGCGCGCGGTCATCGAAGCCAAGGTGCGGGAATTGGGCCTGCGGCTTGACGTGGGCCGCCATGTGCGCGTGCTGGATCCCAATGAAGACGCTTCGGTCTTCGATCCGCTGATCCTCCGCTACCAGCACCTCGTGGGCCGGCGGGGCGTGCCCCCCGAGGCCGCCGCCCGGCGCGTGGCGCGCAGGCCCACGGTGACGGCGGCGATGCTGCTGGAGGGGGGCGAGGTCGACGCGGCCCTCTGCGGGGGCAATGGCGACTGGGGGCGGCAGATGAGCGAAGTGCTGCCCATCATCGCCAAGCGCGAAGGCGTGAGCCGCATCTACGCGCTGTCCTGCCTCATCCTTCCCAAGGGCGCGCTGTTCTTCTGCGACACCCACGTCAACGTCGACCCCACGGCCGAACAGGTCGCGGAGATGACGCTCATGGCCGCCGACGCCGTGCGCCGCTTCGGGCTCGCGCCGAAGGCCGCGCTGCTGTCGCACTCCAGCTTCGGGGCCAGCAACTCGCAGAGCGCACGCAAGATGCGCCAGGCCCTGAAGCTGATCCGGGCCCGGGCGCCAGAGATGGAGCTGGACGGTGAGATGCACGCGGACGCGGCGCTCAGCGATGCCCTCCGCAACCGCCTCGTCTCGGACAGCCCCCTGACGGGCTCGGCCAACTTGCTGGTCATGCCCACCCTGGACGCCGCCAACATCAGCATGACGCTGCTCTCCGCCGCCACCGAGGCCCTGCTGGTGGGACCGATGCTGCTCGGCATGTCCAAGCCCCTCCATGTCCTCGTGCCCCGCGTCACCGCGCGCGGCATCGTCAACATGACGGCCCTGGCCGTGGCCCAAATGCAGCAGAAAGGCTGA